One Bifidobacterium angulatum DSM 20098 = JCM 7096 DNA window includes the following coding sequences:
- a CDS encoding PspC domain-containing protein gives MSNANNNPQDGWWNAGSAGPSPQPQSQSSPQSQAQSPAYQPQPNRGSRFFFWIRSSRIIRGRDRWIAGVCDGMARRLGWSTTLVRALVILTSLLFGAGAAFYALAWLLLPDETDDRILCEELINGHWDWNCLGALICAAAAICLPGVGWAAFAMAALALWLLINRQSYAAQWQQPHMPQPQSQQPPARQSGQSTQPNRPTQPTQPVAPAQPFVSTQSQYAQRQSQNNAARGPAQSPYQTFQQPVNEPAAFVTASVPPTFSAPPQDKTPQPRPKRVRRKPAGPLLVLATLGLALLAIAGTGWCATTLAIDWEYPQRLLRLATMCCGGICLGIGITIVILGCVGRRAGGLHPLAWCAAFMAVVMAFCMGMVTLESRYWQIPKDYRRVTVSGTMTWSDTSDAQMKRYERGLVISGKDYANDVLNIDLSGYPTTHGKHKVRLEDGTYGESSCPTGTLNLMAANVQVAVTLPDGCQWSVGDQDNGFSNIVDYVGGPDGLTFNNGMGWIGLFLDNSGTQHGVNGLSKGVPALAGTSDYDDFSNYDNADEHDDAVKSGDAVYDGTNLDKAFKTIYDHKWYWPSIESDKAPQQPDLCINIAGTAAGSVTVQYASDSKLPLGSANAKSQHSADGKETK, from the coding sequence ATGAGCAATGCAAACAATAATCCTCAGGATGGTTGGTGGAACGCGGGGTCTGCCGGGCCGTCGCCACAGCCGCAGTCCCAATCGTCACCCCAATCACAGGCGCAATCCCCGGCATATCAGCCGCAGCCGAATCGTGGCAGCCGGTTCTTCTTCTGGATCCGCTCCAGCCGCATCATACGCGGCCGTGACCGTTGGATCGCAGGCGTATGCGATGGCATGGCCCGCAGGTTGGGATGGAGCACGACTTTGGTGCGTGCGTTGGTAATCCTTACCTCGCTGCTGTTCGGCGCCGGAGCCGCGTTCTACGCATTGGCTTGGCTTCTGCTTCCGGACGAGACGGACGACAGGATCCTGTGCGAGGAGCTGATCAATGGCCATTGGGATTGGAACTGCCTTGGCGCACTAATCTGTGCCGCAGCGGCGATTTGCCTTCCCGGCGTGGGCTGGGCGGCGTTCGCCATGGCCGCGCTGGCGCTGTGGCTGCTGATCAATCGTCAATCGTATGCGGCGCAATGGCAGCAGCCCCACATGCCGCAGCCGCAATCCCAGCAACCGCCGGCACGGCAGTCGGGGCAGTCGACTCAACCGAATCGGCCGACTCAACCGACCCAGCCGGTCGCCCCGGCACAGCCGTTCGTCTCGACCCAGTCGCAGTATGCGCAACGGCAATCGCAGAATAATGCCGCGCGCGGGCCTGCGCAATCGCCGTACCAGACGTTTCAACAGCCGGTAAACGAGCCTGCCGCGTTTGTCACGGCCAGCGTGCCCCCGACATTCTCCGCTCCGCCACAAGACAAAACACCCCAGCCACGGCCGAAGCGTGTTCGCCGCAAGCCGGCTGGCCCGTTGCTGGTGCTGGCGACTCTTGGCCTGGCATTGCTGGCGATCGCCGGAACCGGCTGGTGCGCCACCACGCTCGCAATCGATTGGGAGTATCCGCAACGGCTGCTGCGCCTTGCCACGATGTGCTGCGGTGGCATCTGCCTGGGCATTGGCATAACAATCGTGATACTCGGCTGCGTGGGGCGGCGAGCCGGCGGCCTGCATCCGTTGGCGTGGTGCGCCGCGTTCATGGCTGTGGTGATGGCATTCTGCATGGGCATGGTCACGTTGGAAAGCCGCTATTGGCAGATTCCGAAGGACTATCGGCGTGTGACGGTGAGTGGGACCATGACATGGAGCGACACCAGTGATGCGCAGATGAAACGCTACGAGCGTGGTTTGGTGATATCCGGCAAGGATTACGCCAACGATGTACTGAATATCGATTTGAGCGGTTATCCGACCACGCATGGCAAGCATAAGGTCAGGCTCGAAGACGGCACGTACGGCGAAAGCTCCTGCCCGACAGGCACGCTGAATCTGATGGCGGCGAATGTTCAGGTGGCGGTCACATTGCCGGACGGATGCCAGTGGTCGGTTGGGGACCAGGATAACGGTTTCAGCAACATCGTGGATTATGTGGGTGGCCCGGACGGCCTCACCTTCAACAACGGTATGGGCTGGATCGGCTTGTTCCTCGACAATAGTGGCACGCAACACGGCGTCAACGGGTTGAGCAAGGGAGTCCCGGCGCTTGCCGGTACTTCGGACTACGACGATTTCAGCAACTACGATAATGCGGATGAGCACGACGACGCCGTCAAATCCGGTGATGCGGTATATGACGGCACGAATCTCGACAAAGCGTTCAAAACCATCTACGACCACAAATGGTATTGGCCGTCCATCGAGTCGGACAAGGCTCCGCAACAGCCGGATCTATGCATCAACATCGCTGGAACGGCCGCCGGCAGCGTCACCGTGCAATACGCGTCCGACAGCAAGCTGCCGTTGGGATCGGCAAATGCGAAATCGCAGCACAGCGCCGATGGAAAGGAAACGAAATGA
- a CDS encoding ATP-binding protein has translation MKSLAKPRYTQEQYEQASAVYMYWCRDQAWREGRATPSKQARLPLLRPAYGRMVAGVSKAISMHLGISVHLIRLIFIIATFFFGSGAITYIFLWITVPVGDPVQRAYAIAGSQSVSDAPLSRGNAGSAQSGGIPSPATGNAADTATSGGNPSSSESLEQMLRQAPKPALLALSGLAALAICGIMLAGGMPGSLVLPLLLGMVGIGVSWLRFNAEEGQLWTMLGGIALIFSAYAIYVAAHVHMVESVRHATADLLFAGLAMLVGVLLAIVPWIMALIRDLGTERALKEREEERADMTAHLHDGVLQTLALIQLHAGDQQTVFSLARSQERELREWLYQERTTSDRSVNAGLKEIAAHVEDTHGKPIEVVTVGDALPSTQTDALLDATQQALVNAVTHGGEPISVYCEANDKLVEVFVRDHGDGFDINAVPANRLGLRESIIGRVKRRGGTVEIVSRTNWGTEVRMHMPIVTQKTGAEPLQQPQQAQQSQHSQVKEQQ, from the coding sequence ATGAAGTCCTTAGCCAAACCACGCTACACGCAGGAACAGTACGAGCAGGCCAGTGCGGTCTATATGTATTGGTGCCGTGACCAGGCGTGGCGCGAAGGCCGCGCGACGCCATCCAAGCAGGCACGTCTGCCATTGCTGCGCCCCGCATATGGCCGTATGGTGGCCGGCGTATCCAAAGCCATCAGCATGCATCTGGGTATCTCCGTTCATCTGATCCGCCTGATCTTCATCATCGCCACGTTCTTCTTCGGCTCCGGCGCAATCACCTATATCTTCCTGTGGATCACTGTTCCGGTCGGTGACCCGGTGCAGCGGGCGTACGCTATTGCCGGCAGCCAATCCGTAAGCGATGCGCCACTGTCACGCGGCAACGCAGGAAGCGCACAGAGCGGCGGAATACCATCGCCTGCCACCGGGAATGCCGCGGATACAGCTACGTCCGGAGGCAACCCGTCATCGTCCGAAAGCCTGGAGCAGATGCTCAGGCAGGCGCCGAAACCTGCATTGCTGGCCTTAAGCGGACTGGCTGCACTTGCCATATGCGGCATCATGCTGGCCGGAGGCATGCCGGGTTCGCTGGTGTTGCCGTTGCTGCTCGGCATGGTCGGCATCGGTGTTTCCTGGCTGCGGTTCAATGCGGAGGAAGGCCAGCTGTGGACGATGCTCGGCGGCATCGCGCTTATCTTCTCCGCATATGCGATCTATGTCGCCGCGCATGTGCACATGGTGGAATCCGTGCGGCATGCCACGGCTGATCTGTTGTTTGCCGGATTGGCGATGCTTGTCGGCGTGCTGTTGGCGATTGTGCCGTGGATTATGGCCCTGATTCGTGATCTGGGCACGGAACGCGCATTGAAGGAACGCGAAGAGGAGCGCGCCGACATGACCGCCCATCTGCATGACGGCGTATTGCAGACGCTGGCGTTGATTCAGCTTCACGCAGGCGACCAGCAGACCGTGTTCTCTCTGGCGCGTTCGCAGGAACGCGAACTGCGTGAATGGCTGTATCAGGAGCGCACTACGTCGGACCGTTCCGTCAATGCCGGGTTGAAGGAAATCGCGGCTCATGTGGAGGATACGCACGGTAAGCCGATTGAGGTGGTGACGGTGGGAGACGCACTGCCGAGTACGCAGACCGATGCACTGCTGGATGCCACGCAACAGGCGCTCGTCAACGCCGTGACGCATGGCGGCGAACCAATATCCGTCTACTGCGAGGCAAACGACAAACTGGTGGAGGTGTTCGTACGCGACCATGGTGATGGCTTCGATATCAATGCCGTGCCTGCGAACCGCTTGGGCTTGCGCGAGTCGATTATCGGACGTGTCAAACGGCGCGGCGGTACAGTAGAGATTGTGTCACGCACCAACTGGGGCACGGAGGTGCGCATGCATATGCCGATTGTGACGCAGAAAACAGGCGCCGAGCCGTTGCAACAGCCGCAACAGGCACAGCAATCGCAACATTCCCAGGTTAAGGAGCAGCAATGA
- a CDS encoding LuxR C-terminal-related transcriptional regulator: MSEPEQRIRIAIVDDHEMFRAGVIATLQPHFDVVGQAADVEGSVAMIAQTKPDVVLLDVHVPGGEGGGGTEILAKSRLYSPDTVFLALSVSDSPQDVGSVIRAGAQGYVTKTISGSDLISSIKQVHEGYAVFSPKLAGFVLSAFQNGSSTNSSIGGSIHDDELDRLSNREQEVMRLIARGYTYKEVAAELFISVKTVETHVSSVLRKLQLSNRTELTRWAADRRIV; this comes from the coding sequence ATGAGCGAACCGGAGCAACGCATCAGAATCGCCATCGTGGATGATCATGAGATGTTCCGCGCCGGTGTGATCGCCACGCTGCAACCGCATTTCGATGTGGTCGGTCAGGCCGCGGACGTGGAGGGATCGGTGGCGATGATCGCGCAGACCAAGCCGGACGTGGTGTTGCTGGACGTGCATGTGCCGGGCGGCGAAGGCGGCGGTGGCACTGAAATCCTTGCCAAATCACGCCTCTACTCCCCCGATACCGTGTTTTTGGCATTATCAGTCTCCGATTCGCCACAGGATGTCGGTTCCGTAATCCGTGCTGGGGCGCAAGGTTATGTGACCAAAACGATTTCCGGTAGCGACCTCATCTCCTCCATTAAGCAGGTACATGAGGGCTATGCCGTGTTTTCGCCAAAACTGGCTGGTTTCGTACTATCGGCCTTCCAAAACGGGTCATCGACGAACAGCTCGATCGGCGGCTCAATCCACGATGATGAGCTGGACCGGTTGTCGAACCGCGAGCAGGAGGTCATGAGGCTTATCGCACGCGGCTACACGTATAAGGAGGTCGCCGCGGAACTGTTCATCTCCGTCAAAACCGTGGAGACCCATGTCAGCTCCGTACTGCGCAAGCTGCAGTTGTCGAATCGCACCGAGTTGACCCGTTGGGCCGCCGATCGACGTATCGTGTGA
- the serS gene encoding serine--tRNA ligase, with translation MLDIQFIREHADVVKESQRKRGESVELVDEVLTSDEARRAALRDFEAARAQQKEIGKKVAAASGDDKAKLIAETKELSKKVSEYKAAADAATGEYTTAMWKLSNIVEPEAPAGGEDDYVVVKKVGDIRDFAAEGFEPKDHLTLGRGVAGIDMERGVKVGGSRFYFLRGAVARMQIAMLTMAVDQAEEHGFTLAITPTLVRPEVMRGTGFLNSHADEIYRLREPDDQYLVGTSEVALAGMHENEILNLENGPLRYCGWSSCYRREAGAAGKDTSGIIRVHQFDKVEMFVYAKQEDSYKEHEHLLAMEQEMLGKVEVPYRIIDTAAGDLGSSAARKFDCEAWVPTQGRYRELTSTSNCTEYQARRLNIRERTEDGSTRAVATLNGTLATTRWLVAIMENHQQKDGSIEIPKAMRAYMGGKEVIEPTKWEA, from the coding sequence ATGCTTGATATTCAATTCATTCGTGAACACGCTGATGTTGTTAAGGAATCGCAACGCAAGCGCGGGGAATCCGTCGAACTCGTCGATGAAGTGCTGACCTCCGATGAGGCGCGTCGTGCGGCGCTGAGGGATTTCGAGGCCGCTCGTGCGCAGCAGAAGGAAATCGGCAAGAAGGTCGCCGCCGCTTCCGGCGACGATAAGGCCAAGCTCATTGCCGAGACCAAAGAGCTTTCCAAGAAGGTCTCCGAATACAAGGCCGCGGCCGATGCCGCCACCGGCGAATACACCACCGCCATGTGGAAGCTGTCCAATATCGTCGAGCCGGAGGCACCGGCAGGCGGCGAAGACGACTATGTGGTCGTCAAGAAGGTCGGCGATATCCGTGACTTCGCTGCCGAAGGCTTCGAACCCAAGGACCATCTCACGCTTGGCCGCGGCGTTGCAGGCATCGATATGGAACGCGGCGTGAAGGTCGGCGGTTCCCGCTTCTACTTCCTGCGTGGCGCCGTGGCCCGCATGCAGATCGCCATGCTGACCATGGCCGTCGACCAGGCCGAGGAGCACGGATTCACGCTGGCCATCACCCCGACGCTGGTGCGTCCTGAAGTGATGCGCGGCACCGGCTTCCTCAACTCCCATGCGGACGAGATCTACCGTCTGCGCGAGCCTGACGACCAGTACCTGGTCGGTACCTCCGAAGTGGCGCTCGCCGGCATGCATGAGAACGAGATCCTGAACCTTGAGAACGGCCCGCTGCGCTACTGCGGCTGGAGCTCCTGCTACCGCCGCGAAGCCGGTGCCGCCGGCAAGGATACTTCCGGCATCATCCGCGTGCACCAGTTCGACAAGGTGGAGATGTTCGTCTACGCCAAGCAGGAGGACTCCTACAAAGAGCATGAGCATCTGCTGGCCATGGAGCAGGAGATGCTCGGTAAGGTCGAGGTGCCGTACCGCATCATCGACACCGCCGCCGGCGATCTGGGCTCCTCCGCGGCCCGCAAGTTCGACTGCGAAGCCTGGGTTCCGACCCAGGGCCGTTACCGCGAGCTCACCTCCACCTCCAACTGCACCGAGTATCAGGCCCGCCGTCTGAACATCCGCGAGCGCACGGAGGATGGCTCCACCCGCGCCGTGGCCACGCTGAACGGCACCTTGGCCACCACGCGTTGGCTGGTCGCCATCATGGAGAACCATCAGCAGAAGGACGGTTCCATCGAGATCCCGAAGGCCATGCGCGCCTACATGGGAGGCAAGGAAGTCATCGAGCCGACCAAGTGGGAAGCCTGA
- a CDS encoding diacylglycerol/lipid kinase family protein encodes MSRSALLIVTVIAMVIAIVLAIVLVVRSRKRRALVDVLGKRDNDSVRYAFVINPSKPQASEHRRFIASYCANHGLNDIEFIETQLDKDGRVCAQEALDHGADVVIAVGGDGTVRTVASALSGTGHAMGIIPIGTGNLFARNMGIPVGDIETALTVATSHGSRNVDMGRMMLLDNEKENHAHAFLIIAGIGFDAAMIDDTDPQLKKNISWLAYFVGGMKNLFAPKYHGTVTITSADGSMHSKSNLTFRTFMAGNCGDIPVFSLMPKASYDDGILDFEIIDTTGGLIGWANLFSDIAYQTVTKKPEQNPISMNSTVDQIQGVSAELELEKPALAEVDGDILGETKHIRISVEKRALTVRVPEATPDVHQD; translated from the coding sequence ATGTCTAGAAGTGCGCTCCTCATTGTTACGGTAATCGCGATGGTAATCGCCATCGTGCTGGCGATCGTTCTTGTCGTACGTTCGCGCAAACGCCGCGCTCTGGTCGATGTGCTCGGAAAGCGAGACAACGATTCCGTCCGCTACGCATTCGTGATCAACCCCTCGAAACCTCAGGCCAGCGAACATAGACGTTTCATCGCCTCATACTGCGCGAATCACGGGCTTAACGACATCGAGTTCATCGAAACCCAACTCGATAAGGACGGCCGCGTCTGCGCACAGGAGGCGCTGGACCACGGCGCCGACGTGGTAATCGCCGTAGGCGGCGACGGAACCGTGCGCACCGTTGCCAGCGCGCTTTCCGGCACCGGGCATGCGATGGGCATCATTCCCATCGGCACGGGCAATCTTTTCGCACGAAATATGGGCATCCCCGTGGGCGACATCGAAACGGCGCTCACCGTGGCAACCTCGCATGGGTCGCGGAATGTGGACATGGGGCGCATGATGCTTCTCGACAACGAGAAGGAGAACCACGCCCATGCGTTCCTCATCATCGCGGGAATCGGCTTTGACGCCGCGATGATCGACGACACCGACCCGCAACTCAAGAAGAACATCAGCTGGCTGGCATATTTCGTGGGCGGCATGAAGAACCTGTTCGCACCCAAATACCATGGTACTGTCACCATCACCAGCGCCGACGGCAGCATGCATTCGAAGAGCAATCTCACCTTCCGCACGTTCATGGCCGGCAATTGCGGGGATATCCCCGTGTTCTCCCTGATGCCCAAGGCCTCCTACGATGACGGCATCCTTGATTTTGAGATTATCGACACGACCGGCGGACTTATCGGCTGGGCCAACCTTTTCAGCGATATTGCATACCAGACCGTCACCAAAAAGCCCGAGCAGAATCCGATTTCCATGAATTCCACCGTCGACCAGATTCAGGGCGTCAGCGCCGAACTGGAACTGGAGAAACCGGCTTTGGCCGAAGTGGATGGCGATATCCTCGGGGAAACGAAACATATACGAATCAGTGTGGAGAAACGCGCCTTGACGGTACGCGTACCGGAGGCGACGCCCGACGTTCACCAGGACTGA
- a CDS encoding PRD domain-containing protein translates to MEVLRVFNNNVVLAKDGKSEVILTGRGLGFQAKPGQRIDESKVVRRFVPSDGRDPDHMAELLADIPPEIIRLVAEAMTRIGMGAQVERRPALVMALADHLTGAIRRINKGVNVEYPLQAEVQSLYAREYEQAEKLVAILNTYLGGILPEGEVSAFAMHLVNAGFTTGDLSRTYKITGVIQQMLKVIEQSYGVKLDQHSVNVGRFITHLRYLFVRISQNKQLDREPQPIINSIKETYSDAMRCADKIAAVAALRLDAHLTEDSCLAYLPRHHGCGGGWRQRIVLSNI, encoded by the coding sequence GTGGAAGTGCTTCGCGTATTCAATAACAATGTTGTCTTGGCGAAAGACGGGAAAAGCGAAGTGATTCTCACTGGGCGTGGCCTTGGATTCCAAGCCAAGCCGGGGCAGCGTATTGACGAGTCCAAGGTCGTCAGGCGATTCGTCCCCTCCGACGGTCGTGATCCGGATCATATGGCGGAACTGCTGGCAGATATTCCGCCTGAGATCATTCGATTGGTCGCTGAAGCCATGACGAGAATCGGCATGGGCGCCCAGGTTGAGCGGCGCCCGGCTCTCGTCATGGCTTTGGCCGATCACCTGACCGGTGCCATTCGGCGCATCAACAAAGGAGTCAACGTCGAATATCCGCTGCAGGCGGAAGTGCAGTCGTTGTATGCGCGAGAGTATGAGCAGGCGGAAAAGCTTGTGGCGATACTCAACACGTATCTCGGCGGAATCCTCCCTGAAGGCGAAGTGTCCGCCTTTGCGATGCATCTGGTCAATGCCGGGTTCACTACGGGGGATCTGTCTCGCACATATAAGATCACGGGCGTGATTCAGCAGATGCTCAAGGTCATCGAGCAGTCATACGGGGTGAAGCTCGATCAGCACAGCGTCAACGTCGGTCGTTTCATTACGCATCTGCGCTATCTGTTCGTTCGCATCAGCCAGAACAAGCAGCTTGATCGAGAGCCGCAGCCGATCATCAACTCGATTAAGGAAACCTATTCCGATGCCATGCGTTGCGCCGACAAGATCGCTGCTGTCGCGGCATTGCGGTTGGACGCGCATCTTACCGAGGACTCTTGCCTTGCATATCTCCCGCGTCACCATGGATGCGGTGGAGGATGGCGTCAGCGCATAGTCCTATCCAATATATGA
- a CDS encoding glucose PTS transporter subunit IIA, which translates to MAESTASQIIAAIGGAENVRSLTHCATRLRFELVDAGKVDQARLDGTKGVLGTVPQSGDRYQVVIGGGVANVYEDIMHLPEMAKAGASAGKAAKSTGEMTDAEVKAAERAKARGKFAWLDSFFEYLSDSFRPILGVLLGASIIIALVNLLISLNVIPNDEASAGWVFIKAIWKGVFYFLPIMVAYNAAKKLKVDPWLGGAIMGMLMTPQFTSLMDTKTFPDTTCVTNAALGTTSCTAKIFGLPMLLSDYSGNVFVPLLMAAVLAVVYHGLKKIIPESVQLVFVPFFCMIIVGALTAFLIGPLGVWAGNELGIGLSWMNTHAPFVFAIIIPLLYPFLVPLGLHWPLNALMIMNINTLGYDFIQGPMGTWNFACFGATAGVLFLSMRDKDPVMRQTSLGALAAGLLGGVSEPSLYGIHLRYKMVYKRMLVGCATGGVVIAILGWLFPSTVASGQVVHGVTTTAFAFTSLLTIPVFNQMWVYGVSIAAAFIVSFLMVAMFDYRTPEQKAEAKQRAADYAAEKAAAKGKSADAPAAVEAAPAAETGTKTAVETTTVGSPLSGHIVSLDESGDPVFASRALGEGVAIQPTDSTVVAPVSGVLSTVAETGHAFGIKTDDGVEVLVHVGIDTVKMNGEGFAVAVKTNQRVSAGDTLVTVDFDKVKEAGYSTTTLMTVTNTMALASVTPRTDIDVKAGDAVLDIQH; encoded by the coding sequence ATGGCTGAGTCAACCGCGTCTCAGATCATCGCCGCGATCGGTGGTGCTGAGAATGTCCGCAGTCTCACTCATTGCGCCACGCGTCTGCGTTTCGAACTCGTGGATGCCGGCAAAGTCGATCAGGCCCGTCTCGACGGTACCAAGGGTGTGCTCGGTACCGTGCCGCAGTCGGGCGACCGCTACCAGGTCGTTATCGGCGGCGGAGTCGCCAACGTATACGAAGACATCATGCATCTGCCGGAGATGGCCAAGGCCGGGGCGTCCGCAGGCAAGGCTGCGAAAAGCACCGGCGAGATGACCGATGCCGAGGTCAAGGCGGCGGAACGCGCCAAGGCCCGCGGCAAGTTCGCATGGCTTGATTCGTTCTTCGAATACCTTTCCGATTCGTTCCGCCCGATCCTGGGCGTGCTGCTCGGCGCATCCATCATCATCGCTCTGGTCAACCTGCTCATCTCGCTGAACGTCATTCCGAACGACGAAGCCTCCGCGGGCTGGGTGTTCATCAAGGCCATCTGGAAGGGCGTGTTCTACTTCCTGCCGATTATGGTCGCCTACAATGCCGCCAAGAAGCTGAAGGTCGACCCATGGCTGGGCGGCGCGATCATGGGCATGCTCATGACCCCGCAGTTCACCAGCCTGATGGACACCAAGACCTTCCCCGACACCACGTGCGTTACCAACGCGGCGCTCGGCACCACCTCCTGCACGGCCAAGATCTTCGGTCTGCCGATGCTGCTGAGCGACTACTCCGGCAACGTGTTCGTGCCGTTGCTCATGGCCGCCGTGCTGGCAGTCGTCTACCACGGATTGAAGAAGATCATCCCCGAAAGCGTGCAGCTGGTCTTCGTCCCGTTCTTCTGCATGATCATCGTCGGTGCCCTGACCGCCTTCCTCATCGGACCGCTGGGCGTCTGGGCAGGCAACGAGCTCGGTATTGGCCTGTCCTGGATGAACACCCATGCTCCGTTCGTCTTCGCCATCATCATCCCGCTGCTGTACCCGTTCCTGGTGCCGCTGGGTCTGCACTGGCCGCTCAATGCCCTCATGATCATGAACATCAACACGTTGGGCTACGACTTCATCCAGGGCCCGATGGGCACTTGGAACTTCGCCTGCTTCGGCGCCACCGCCGGCGTGCTCTTCCTGTCCATGCGTGACAAGGATCCGGTTATGCGCCAGACCTCGCTCGGTGCGCTTGCCGCAGGCCTGCTCGGCGGCGTTTCCGAGCCCTCCTTGTACGGCATCCACCTGCGCTACAAGATGGTCTACAAGCGCATGTTGGTCGGCTGCGCCACCGGTGGCGTCGTCATCGCCATTCTCGGCTGGCTCTTCCCGTCCACCGTCGCCTCCGGTCAGGTCGTGCACGGCGTGACCACTACGGCATTCGCCTTCACCTCCCTGCTGACCATCCCGGTGTTCAACCAGATGTGGGTGTACGGCGTGTCCATCGCAGCGGCGTTCATCGTATCCTTCCTGATGGTTGCCATGTTCGACTACCGCACTCCGGAACAGAAGGCCGAAGCCAAGCAGCGTGCCGCCGACTATGCCGCTGAAAAGGCCGCTGCCAAGGGCAAGTCCGCTGATGCCCCGGCAGCCGTCGAAGCCGCCCCGGCAGCCGAGACCGGTACGAAGACCGCTGTGGAGACCACCACTGTGGGATCTCCGCTGTCCGGCCATATCGTGTCCCTCGACGAGTCCGGCGATCCGGTGTTCGCTTCCCGTGCCCTGGGCGAAGGAGTCGCCATTCAGCCGACCGATTCCACCGTGGTGGCACCGGTGTCCGGCGTGCTGTCCACCGTGGCCGAAACCGGCCATGCCTTCGGCATCAAAACCGATGACGGCGTGGAGGTGCTCGTGCACGTCGGCATCGATACCGTGAAGATGAATGGCGAGGGCTTCGCCGTCGCCGTAAAGACCAATCAGCGAGTGAGTGCTGGTGATACGCTGGTCACGGTTGATTTCGATAAGGTCAAGGAAGCTGGCTACAGCACTACAACGTTGATGACGGTAACCAACACCATGGCCCTGGCCTCGGTCACCCCGAGGACGGATATCGATGTGAAGGCCGGTGATGCAGTGCTCGACATCCAGCACTGA